The Candidatus Hepatincola sp. Av genome contains the following window.
TAAATTTACAGCTTCAACTCTTCATACTAAAGGAATTAATGTTAGTAATGAATTTGGTTGGGATAGTATTACGAGTGATTCCTCTAAGCAAGGTTATGCTGTTAATGACGGAGACAATGGGAGTACTTTTAAAAAGCAGAAATTTAATTCCTTAAATTCTACTACCTATATTTCCTTAAATGGTGTGATTGGTCCTTTTATGTACTTTATGTTAGATAAATTAATCATGAAACAAGCCGAGCCTTTTGATTCATTAAAATTACTCAGATCATTAGGATTACAGGGCATTCGTTTTAATGCTTATGGTGGGAACTATGCTGATGTTGAAAATATTATATATTATGGTACTTGGGTTTTAAAAGCTTTATCATGGGACGAAAGTAATTTTCAGTATGCTAATAATGCCGCAAAAATAGAATTTAATGCTAAATTTGCTGTGGATTTACAATATCAACAATATGAGGGAACTATAGAGTCAGTGAGTAATTCTACAATATCACAATATCCTATTAAGAAATGGAGCTAACAATGGAATACACCGTTAAAACAGCAGAAGAGACCCTGCATTCCATAACCTATAATTATTATGGAAGCCTAGCTATGCTAAATAAAGTTCTGTTAGCTAATGAGAACTTAGAAAATACTTTCTTGGCAATTGGTACTATTGTTAAATTACCAATTCAAGAAGCTTATACGCTGACAAGAGAGAAACTCTACTAATGCAATATAAAATTTATATTAATAATCAAGAAAATCCTGATTTGCTAAGTAGAATTGATACTTGGCAAATTATAGATAATAACGGATTAATGCTAGATACCTTAAGTATAAGTATTAGTAATTCTGATTACACCTACGAAATACCTGCAACAATAGGAGCAACCGTAAAAATTCTAGTTGGTCTGGATACCTTAATAGATATGGGTACATTTATTGTAAATAAAGTAGAAAGTAGTTCGGAACATATTTATTTATATTGTATATCATCTCTGGTAGCAAAAGGTAAAGATAATAAAAGCAGAAGTTTTACCAATATGGCTTTGCAAGATATTTTAAAAACTCTTTGTATTGAGTTATCCTTAGATTTAAAAGTAGATAACTCTATTGCTAATACTATTATTCCTTATCTAGTCCAAAATGGTACAACTAATTTACAAATATTAAATGATTTAGCTGAACTCTTTAATGCACTAATAAAAATACAAGATAATACCTTAATCTTCTTAGCAATTAGTAGTTTAAGTAAAGAGGTTTTAATAGAAGATGGCGAAATTCTTAGTATTTATAATAATAATCTTAATGGCTTTCAATATAGTGGTGTTAAGGTGAATAATTACAATAGGGCAACTGCCGAAAATACAATTTTAGCTATCGGGGAAGAACCTTATTTATATTTACATTCAAACTACACTGAAGAATTACTCAATATTCATATGAATTCTACAATGGCACAATTAAAAGCTAGGCAACAATTAGTTATAAAAACTGTGGGTAATCCTAACATGCAGGCAGGGTTTAAATTAAAACTACAAGATAATACCATCTACCCAGACTACATTGGAGATTGGTTGTTAAAGCAAGTTATTCACTCTTATAATGGAAACTTTACTACAAGGCTACTGGCTGAAAGGATTTAAGAACAAACTTAGTAATAGCTAAGTCAATGGAGTACCAAGTATACCTAATTTATCAAACAAGGAGATATAAAATGGGAACACAAGGTATAAACCATAAAACTTTAAGTAGAAAAGAAGAATAAAACCTTTACTTAGGCGATCAAGAACAATTATTTAACAATATTGCTGATAGTTCAGTAGATGCCATAATTACAGACCCATCTATGTATTAAAATAAAGCAATCCTATGGTAGCTATTTAATACTCTAAGTAGATTTTAATCTATTAGTTAAATTTTATTTCTTGACAAATTCAAATACCTTATAATAAAAAACTGTGCCATTTAATCTGTCCTAAATTGCCATTATATATTTCTTTCTACATTAAAGAAAATATTAAAGTTTTACTATAATTCATATTCCTAATATTTATTATATATATTTGTCACAAACATCTGTGTAATTATATCACCTTACTAAACTACAAAAGTAATTAACTTATTATTAATTTTCCACCTTAGCTTTGTTGTGTAGTAACATTAAAGAACAACAGTTAACAAATAACTTGTTAGATTGTTTGTTGTATATTATAATACAAAAATATCAAACAGAACCTAAGGTGATATTTATGATTATTGTGGGTTTCGGTATCAGTGCAATGATTTCTGTATATTATGCACTAAAAAATAATGCTAATGTTTTAGTCTTAACAAAATCTGTCTATAACCAAAATTATTATAACTGGCAACTACAAGGGGGCTGTAGCTGGAAAACCCATGCTTTTAATATGCCTGTTAATAAAGAAGATATTGCTTATTTTATAGAGGATACTTTAGTTGGGTCAGGTTTCTTTACAAAACATAAATTACATCTGTAAAAAAGAAAACAATAATATTCAAATTACCAGTATAAAAAATATATAAGGGGGAATTATTATGGAAAAGGTTTTTATAGTTTTTGGTTATAATAATATTCGTTTATTTGATGTTAAAAAAATTCAAAAAATTGCAAAGGAAAAATATGCTGCTAAAATTATGCTATGCCGTGAGGTAATTACTGAAGAAGATAAAAAAAACTTATTTCACACTTGTTTAGTTGATTTAACAAAGCAAGATAGTCAGTCTTTAGAAAAACAAGCTAATATTGTAATCAAATTTTTAACTGATAATAACCTACAAGCTATAGGTTGCCTACCTTTCTCTGATAAAGGAGTACAATTAGGATCTTTAGTAGCACAAAAATTGAATTTATTTCATGATGTTTACGGCGAAGAATCTTTTGCTGCAATTGATAAATTTGCTTTTCGCCAACTAGAAAAAAAAGCTAAGTTACCAGAATGGTACAAAAAAGTAGATTGTAAAATAGCTTACTCTAAGGAAGATATATATAATTTTTCCAAACAATATAATAAATTTTTCCTTAAGCCTAATGCTGAAGGTGGTAGTAGAGGTTGTATGGCAATTTTTTCTAGAGAAGATGTTAAATATTGGTTAGATAATTTTTCAAACTTTTTAAAGCAAGGAGCTATTTGCGAAGAATACATTGATGCCATTTTTGAATATAGCTATGATCGTATTGGTAATTACGAGTGGCTAACAGAAAAAACTACAACTACCGGTAGTTTTAGGGCTGAACCTAACCATGTTGCCCCAGCTCCATTGCCTAAAGAGCAATATAATTTACTTCTTCAAGGAGGAAGACTGGTAAGTAATATAGTAGGTTCTAAAGGAGGACCTTGCCATATGGAATTATTTTTAACTAAAGATGGTAATGTTGCTTGTGTAGAACCTAATAGACGCCCTGCCGGAGTAAATATTTTTGAAATTGGTAGTGTTTTGCATGATATGAAAGGTTCTTCATGGGAAGAATGGTTACGTATTGCTAGTGGTGGTAGTATAGTTAATGATTATACTGAAATGTGTAATAATTGCTTTGTCCTTAATCGGTTTTTATCATCAAGAAAAGATCTTACTATTGGTGATATAAATTCTAATTATTTAGAACAAGAAATTGAAAATAAATACCCTAATAACCTATTATCTTTTCTTATTACTAAACATAAGGGTGATAAAGTATTTAAAAATATAGTAGATAATTCAGGGTTTATTGGTATGTTATTAGTGCAAGATAACACCTATGAAAGTGTTACTAACATAGCAAATGAGATTGAAAACATAGTACAAAATTATGTGGAAAGAACTTAAAAAGAACCAAAAAATAAGAATCCTATTTTTAGTTAGGTTACTAACAGCTATTATAATGTCTACCTATTTAGCTAAGCTAAATATATGGAGTGATTCTTTTGTAAATAGTGTATTTGCGGTGGGTTATAGAGTATTTTTAATATGTACGCCTTTAGCATTCTTTCTTTTTTCTTTTAGAATTTTGCCTGCAATAGTATTTATTGGTTTGGTTGGAGTAGGGTTATCTTTTTACCATGTAGGTTTAGTTGCAGTTATTTGTGTTGCATTATCATTAGCTATCTCTGGCTATTTAACAAAGCTATTCCTTGCTACGGAAGGTTCTGGGGTGGCTTTTAATAAAGTAGCTTTAAATATTGGTAGTGCTATTGCTGGAGGTTTAATTTTCTTACATTTTAGTAATAATGTTTTGCTATTAATATTAGCTTTGTGTATGTTAATAACTTGTATTTTAGCATTGTTTTTTAAATTAGATGAGAATTCTATTAATATTTACCAATATAATAATTTAATCATAAAAAAAGATACTATTGGTTGGTTTTTACTAGGGGTAGCTACAGGTATTAAGTTTGTAGCTGTATTTAGTGTTTTGGCACAATATATTATAAAACATAATGGGGAATTACCATATTGGTTTGGTTCATTAATTATTGTAAATAGTATTGTGGTAATATTTTTTCAAAAATATATTATTGATATTCTATGTAATAAAAGTTTTGAAACATCTCTTTTTATTATGATTATAGCTATGCTTTTAATTGCTTTTCCTAATGTATTTTTTGCTTATACTTTAATAGGAGCTACTATTTGGGTAGCTTTACTTTCTCTCTTTGAATGTGTAGTTACAATGTTTGATAAATTCTCGGCAGATAATGGGAGTTTAATTTATAAAGAATTAGCTGTAGGTTTAGGTGGAGGTTTAGCTGTTTTCTTAGCTAGGGAATTCTCTGAATACATATATTTAAGTGGGCTTGTAGGAATAATATTAATAGTAATTGCATATATTAATATTAAACTAGTTAATTACATTAAATAATCATATAAATTATTTGTTTAATTAATTTTTCTAATTGTTATAATTTCAGCCTAAACATAACTTTTTGTTATCTTATTCTAATTTTCAATGTTAAAATATAGTTTACTATATAATTATTAAGTATAAATCATTAAAATACTATGAAAAGTAATAAACAAATCTCTAATAATACTTCTAACAGTAAAAAAAAAGGGCAAAATCTTAATAAAGCTGAAAGGTACAAAATTGTAGCTCAAAATCGTAGAGCTTACTTTGACTACGAAATATCAGATACCTTTGAAGCTGGTCTAATATTATTAGGTTCAGAAATTAAAAGTGTACGAGCTGGAAGGTGTTCTATTGCTGAAAGCTATATAGCATATAACAAACAAGGTGATTTAGAGTTAATTAATGCCTCCATTCCAGCTTATTCATCTTCTTCTTATTTTAATCATGAAGAGAGGCGTTCTAGGAAATTATTGTTACATAAAAAAGAAATTAGTAAAATTATTAGCTTAATTTCTAAAAAAGGGTTTAGTGCAATTCCTATTAAATTATATTTTAAAAAAGGTTTTTTAAAATTAGAGATGGGAATAGGCAAAGGAAAAAATTTAGTTGATAAAAGGCAAGATATCAAAGCAAAAGATTGGAAAAGAGAACAAGCAAAAACTATTAAGAATTACAATATCAAAATATAACTTTCTACTTAGTTAAAATAAATATTAGCTATTAAAGGACAGTAATTTTTTTGTTAAGCTAGCTCTTTATTTTAATAAATTTAGGTTAATTAAATTATAAAATACAATTGCAAATTTTGCATATTGATAGTATACTAAATGTTAGTATATTTTTAGATATTCCCAAAGAAAGAATGAGCAAACCCTTTGATTTTAAAAATTTATATATGCGGATAATTTACGGGTTACTAATTTTTATTCCTGTGTGTTATGCCGTATATATTTCAGGGTTTTTATTTTATGCCGTACTTTTTATTGCTATTTTTGTAGCAGGATATGAATATAATAATATGTGTGGGCGGTGGTCTTTTGCTTTAGATGGTATGGTTTTTATAACTTTTATTATCTTTGCTTTAACCTCTGTGTATGTACAACCTTGGTTGTTTTTCCCTTCTGTAATCTTAGGAGCTATTCTCACATACATTACATCAAAAATGCGAGCAAAAGTTGAAAGGAATCCAGTTATTCCAGAACATTTAAACCGTCCTTTGTTTTTAACTATAGGAATGGTTTATTTAGCTTTTGGTTTTGCTTCTATGGGTTATATAGCTAGGCTAGAGCCTAATAGTATTACATTAATGTGGGTGTTTTTTACAGTAATTTTTAATGATATTGCTGCATATGTATTTGGATCTATGATTAAAGGAAAGAAAATCCTACCAAAAATTAGTCCTAATAAAAGTTGGTCTGGTCTTGTTGCTGCCATTTGTTTTACTAGTGTAGTATCTTATGGTTTTGCTATATATAATAATCCAAGAAATGCTTTAATTGTTATGTTTATTGGGGCATTAATTGCTATAGTAGGGCATACTGGTGATATGTTAGAATCTGCTGTAAAAAGGTATTTACAAGTAAAAGATAGTTCCCAAATTATT
Protein-coding sequences here:
- a CDS encoding phage late control D protein, with translation MQYKIYINNQENPDLLSRIDTWQIIDNNGLMLDTLSISISNSDYTYEIPATIGATVKILVGLDTLIDMGTFIVNKVESSSEHIYLYCISSLVAKGKDNKSRSFTNMALQDILKTLCIELSLDLKVDNSIANTIIPYLVQNGTTNLQILNDLAELFNALIKIQDNTLIFLAISSLSKEVLIEDGEILSIYNNNLNGFQYSGVKVNNYNRATAENTILAIGEEPYLYLHSNYTEELLNIHMNSTMAQLKARQQLVIKTVGNPNMQAGFKLKLQDNTIYPDYIGDWLLKQVIHSYNGNFTTRLLAERI
- the smpB gene encoding SsrA-binding protein, with the translated sequence MKSNKQISNNTSNSKKKGQNLNKAERYKIVAQNRRAYFDYEISDTFEAGLILLGSEIKSVRAGRCSIAESYIAYNKQGDLELINASIPAYSSSSYFNHEERRSRKLLLHKKEISKIISLISKKGFSAIPIKLYFKKGFLKLEMGIGKGKNLVDKRQDIKAKDWKREQAKTIKNYNIKI
- a CDS encoding Phage Tail Protein X; protein product: MEYTVKTAEETLHSITYNYYGSLAMLNKVLLANENLENTFLAIGTIVKLPIQEAYTLTREKLY
- a CDS encoding putative phage protein, whose protein sequence is MSISSMDTNLLNDYVSGHGVLLTLKSLSNPEYTIKFTASTLHTKGINVSNEFGWDSITSDSSKQGYAVNDGDNGSTFKKQKFNSLNSTTYISLNGVIGPFMYFMLDKLIMKQAEPFDSLKLLRSLGLQGIRFNAYGGNYADVENIIYYGTWVLKALSWDESNFQYANNAAKIEFNAKFAVDLQYQQYEGTIESVSNSTISQYPIKKWS
- a CDS encoding Rossmann-fold NAD(P)(+)-binding protein: MIIVGFGISAMISVYYALKNNANVLVLTKSVYNQNYYNWQLQGGCSWKTHAFNMPVNKEDIAYFIEDTLVGSGFFTKHKLHL
- a CDS encoding Carbamoyl-phosphate synthase, whose product is MEKVFIVFGYNNIRLFDVKKIQKIAKEKYAAKIMLCREVITEEDKKNLFHTCLVDLTKQDSQSLEKQANIVIKFLTDNNLQAIGCLPFSDKGVQLGSLVAQKLNLFHDVYGEESFAAIDKFAFRQLEKKAKLPEWYKKVDCKIAYSKEDIYNFSKQYNKFFLKPNAEGGSRGCMAIFSREDVKYWLDNFSNFLKQGAICEEYIDAIFEYSYDRIGNYEWLTEKTTTTGSFRAEPNHVAPAPLPKEQYNLLLQGGRLVSNIVGSKGGPCHMELFLTKDGNVACVEPNRRPAGVNIFEIGSVLHDMKGSSWEEWLRIASGGSIVNDYTEMCNNCFVLNRFLSSRKDLTIGDINSNYLEQEIENKYPNNLLSFLITKHKGDKVFKNIVDNSGFIGMLLVQDNTYESVTNIANEIENIVQNYVERT
- a CDS encoding phosphatidate cytidylyltransferase; amino-acid sequence: MHIDSILNVSIFLDIPKERMSKPFDFKNLYMRIIYGLLIFIPVCYAVYISGFLFYAVLFIAIFVAGYEYNNMCGRWSFALDGMVFITFIIFALTSVYVQPWLFFPSVILGAILTYITSKMRAKVERNPVIPEHLNRPLFLTIGMVYLAFGFASMGYIARLEPNSITLMWVFFTVIFNDIAAYVFGSMIKGKKILPKISPNKSWSGLVAAICFTSVVSYGFAIYNNPRNALIVMFIGALIAIVGHTGDMLESAVKRYLQVKDSSQIIPGHGGLLDRLDAMFLVCIFIAFISICVGKSPLFM